From Nicotiana tabacum cultivar K326 chromosome 15, ASM71507v2, whole genome shotgun sequence, the proteins below share one genomic window:
- the LOC107772983 gene encoding uncharacterized protein LOC107772983, with amino-acid sequence MRADIAMLANQQLRTNFQNLERQIGKLAAQKNTRPTGALPSDIEKNPIEQVQAINLRSGKVLEELPPKKYVPKDVFERLVRQTEVDTEKKDDEHMQEIEVRPPLPFPQRLQKFKEESKYKKFLDILSQVRVNLLLIEMLQEVPKCAKYLRDIMANKRRFTEFKTVTLTEECSARVQSKLPPMLKDLGCFTIPLAIEKHEASRALCDLGASINLMPLSIFKQLKLGAYGHTNVTLQLADRSLAVLEKIIEDVLVRMGKLIFPVDFIILDYIVDEEVPIILGQPLLATEGELIYVR; translated from the exons ATGAGAGCTGATATAGCAATGTTAGCCAATCAG CAGTTGAGGACtaattttcaaaatttagaaagGCAGATTGGGAAGTTAGCTGCACAAAAAAATACCCGACCTACTGGAGCACTCCCAAGTGATATTGAGAAAAATCCCATTGAACAGGTACAAGCAATTAATCTAAGAAGTGGAAAAGTATTGGAGGAGCTGCCACCTAAAAAGTATGTGCCTAaagatgtttttgaaagattggTACGTCAAACAGAGGTAGATACTGAAAAGAAAGATGACGAACACATGCAAGAGATAGAGGTAAGGCCACCATTGCCTTTTCCTCAAAGGTTGCAAAAGTTTAAAGAGGAGTCCAAGTACAAAAAGTTCTTAGATATATTGAGCCAGGTACGGGTGAATCTACTGTTGATAGAAATGCTGCAAGAAGTTCCTAAATGTGCCAAGTACTTGAGAGACATCATGGCCAATAAAAGAAGGTTCACAGAGTTCAAAACGGTTACACTCACTGAGGAGTGTAGTGCTAGAGTACAAAGTAAGCTCCCGCCCATGTTGAAGGATCTAGGTTGTTTCACAATTCCATTGGCGATTGAAAAACACGAGGCTAGTAGAGCCTTGTGCGATCTTGGAGCGAGCATTAATTTAATGCCTTTATCTATTTTCAAGCAGCTCAAACTGGGAGCATATGGGCATACGAATGTAACTCTACAGCTAGCGGATCGGTCACTAGCAGTGCTAGAAAAAATAATTGAAGATGTGCTGGTGCGAATGGGGAAGTTAATCTTTCCCGTTGATTTCATTATTCTTGACTACATAGTCGATGAGGAAGTTCCAATTATTTTGGGGCAACCGTTATTAGCCACTGAAGGAGAACTTATTTATGTGAGGTAA